From one uncultured Bacteroides sp. genomic stretch:
- a CDS encoding ribonuclease H family protein → MAKQKYYVVWEGVTPGIYTSWTECQLQIKGFVGAKYKSFNSKEEADQAFSSSPYAYMGKKTKSTTKRALPASVIEEGLAVDAACSGNPGAMEYRGVYLKTREEIFHFGPMKGTNNIGEFLALAHGLALLSKKNLTMPIYSDSANAISWIKQKKCKTKLPRTAETEELFQIIERAEIWLKNNKYSNRIIKWETKEWGEIPADFGRK, encoded by the coding sequence ATGGCAAAACAGAAATATTATGTGGTTTGGGAAGGCGTAACTCCGGGAATCTATACTTCCTGGACCGAATGCCAGCTTCAGATAAAAGGATTTGTAGGTGCAAAATACAAATCTTTCAACTCCAAAGAAGAGGCCGATCAGGCTTTTTCTTCCTCACCGTATGCTTATATGGGGAAGAAAACCAAATCAACAACTAAAAGAGCTCTTCCTGCAAGTGTTATTGAAGAAGGTTTGGCAGTAGATGCTGCCTGTAGTGGTAATCCGGGTGCGATGGAATACCGGGGTGTCTATCTGAAAACAAGAGAAGAGATTTTTCATTTTGGACCGATGAAAGGAACCAACAATATTGGTGAGTTTCTGGCACTGGCTCACGGATTGGCCTTGCTCAGCAAAAAGAATCTCACAATGCCCATTTATAGTGATAGTGCCAATGCTATTAGTTGGATCAAACAAAAGAAATGCAAAACCAAACTCCCCCGCACTGCTGAGACCGAAGAGTTATTTCAGATTATAGAAAGGGCCGAAATCTGGCTAAAGAATAACAAATACTCTAACCGGATTATCAAATGGGAAACCAAAGAGTGGGGAGAAATTCCGGCCGATTTTGGCAGGAAATAA
- a CDS encoding RNA polymerase sigma-70 factor, with product MKNEASIQQDKILLFALCKSDSKAFDTLFRKYYRPLCVYAYRFVDLTDAEEIVQDILLWLWENRENFSIQSSLSSYLFRAVYYRCLSCIEQKDIKHRIETLYWGKQSQELPSDMDALQVNELILRIRQAIEKLPESYRKAFVLHRFKDRSYKEIALQLNVSPKTVDYRIQQALKLLREDLKDYFPLLFLLSNILH from the coding sequence ATGAAAAACGAGGCCTCCATCCAACAAGATAAAATATTGCTTTTTGCTTTGTGCAAAAGTGATAGCAAAGCCTTTGACACCCTTTTTAGAAAATATTACAGACCGCTTTGCGTTTATGCCTACCGTTTTGTGGATTTGACCGATGCGGAAGAAATCGTTCAGGATATTTTGCTCTGGTTGTGGGAAAATCGTGAAAATTTTTCCATTCAATCCTCTTTATCTTCCTATCTTTTCCGGGCGGTATATTACCGATGCTTGTCATGCATTGAACAAAAAGACATCAAGCATCGCATAGAAACGCTTTACTGGGGAAAACAATCACAAGAATTGCCATCGGACATGGACGCTTTACAAGTCAATGAACTAATTCTACGAATCCGTCAGGCTATCGAAAAACTTCCTGAAAGTTATCGGAAGGCCTTCGTTCTTCATCGCTTTAAGGACAGAAGCTATAAGGAAATCGCTTTGCAACTGAATGTTTCGCCCAAGACCGTGGATTACCGAATTCAGCAGGCACTAAAGTTGCTTCGAGAAGATCTAAAGGATTATTTTCCACTGCTTTTCCTTCTTTCTAATATTTTGCATTAA
- a CDS encoding FecR family protein yields MNQKNSQIYNMLPLYYEGKLNEDQVLEVQQWIALSDENRHIALQMEEIYQATDTLYVLNHADTENALKVVHGKMNIRKDYRIWIWAQRVAAILFIPLLIVTFLKYFSKEDNTVGYIRLATNPGMIASATLPDGTVVTLNSNSSLVYPSRFEGESREVQLNGEAYFKVTKDKKHSFIVKTPQKAAIRVYGTQFDVEAYTKDGKVTATLVTGSIAMAYAKEGNKWCECKIKPGEEIVYSAKEQNVQVAKVTVDVAISWKDSKLIFNNTPLNEVLNSLSKRFDVDFIVKNPKCNEGSFTGVLEKQRLDRILEYFRISSNMHFRYVDGNNIRQEKQIIEVY; encoded by the coding sequence ATGAATCAAAAGAATTCTCAAATATACAATATGCTTCCTCTATATTATGAAGGAAAGCTGAATGAAGATCAAGTCTTGGAGGTGCAACAATGGATAGCCTTATCAGATGAGAACCGGCATATTGCTCTTCAGATGGAAGAAATCTATCAAGCAACAGATACACTTTACGTTTTGAATCATGCTGATACGGAAAACGCGTTGAAAGTGGTACACGGAAAGATGAATATCAGGAAAGATTATAGAATCTGGATCTGGGCGCAGCGGGTGGCGGCTATTTTGTTTATTCCTTTGCTGATTGTTACTTTCTTGAAATATTTTTCAAAGGAGGATAATACGGTTGGATATATTAGATTGGCAACAAATCCAGGAATGATAGCTTCGGCAACTCTGCCGGATGGGACAGTGGTTACGTTGAATTCAAATTCGTCTCTTGTATATCCGTCGCGGTTTGAAGGAGAAAGCCGAGAGGTACAGCTCAATGGTGAAGCGTATTTCAAGGTAACCAAAGATAAGAAACATTCTTTTATCGTGAAAACGCCTCAAAAAGCAGCTATCCGTGTATATGGAACTCAATTTGATGTGGAAGCTTATACGAAAGACGGCAAGGTGACAGCTACTTTGGTTACAGGAAGCATTGCCATGGCTTACGCGAAAGAAGGTAACAAATGGTGTGAATGTAAAATTAAACCGGGAGAAGAAATTGTTTATTCAGCTAAAGAACAAAATGTACAGGTTGCAAAAGTCACTGTAGACGTAGCAATATCCTGGAAAGACAGTAAACTGATATTCAACAATACTCCGCTGAATGAAGTTTTGAACAGTTTATCGAAACGATTTGATGTAGATTTCATAGTAAAGAATCCGAAATGTAATGAAGGCTCATTTACCGGAGTCCTTGAGAAGCAGCGTCTTGATCGGATTCTGGAGTATTTTAGAATATCATCGAATATGCATTTCAGATATGTTGATGGTAATAATATTCGTCAAGAAAAACAAATTATAGAAGTTTATTAA
- a CDS encoding IS30 family transposase has translation MKHLTQEQRYEISAYLHSGKSKSEIASLVKVHKSTIGREIIRNSYGSWHQYMPREAQKKADLRKKCRPGKVVFTQEMKALAKDLLIEFNYSPEQISGRCKLQSIPMVSHEILYQWIWKDKRQKGRLYKYLRRRGRKNKKRGSEYNSRGILKNRRTIDQRPAIVEERKRFGDFEIDSIIGKNKKSALMTINDRLTGRLWIRKLKGRDPKSMADTAIKCLTSFKGKIFTITSDNGFEFAFHKKIETKLRINFYFAKPYHSWERGANENINGLVRQYFPKGTDFSEVTEKQVEIVENLINSRPRKRLGYYTPMEFINTLKKHRRELRL, from the coding sequence ATGAAACATTTAACCCAAGAACAAAGATATGAAATTTCTGCATATCTTCACAGTGGAAAAAGTAAAAGTGAGATAGCCTCTCTTGTAAAGGTTCATAAAAGTACCATAGGCCGTGAAATCATTCGTAATTCTTATGGCTCCTGGCATCAGTACATGCCCCGTGAAGCTCAAAAGAAAGCTGACTTAAGAAAGAAATGTCGCCCTGGGAAAGTAGTCTTTACCCAAGAAATGAAGGCTCTTGCAAAGGATCTGCTAATAGAATTTAATTATAGTCCGGAACAGATATCAGGTCGGTGCAAATTACAGTCGATTCCCATGGTTTCTCATGAAATACTTTATCAATGGATCTGGAAAGATAAACGTCAGAAAGGACGCCTTTATAAATATTTGCGCCGAAGAGGGCGAAAAAACAAAAAACGCGGCTCTGAATATAATAGTAGAGGGATACTTAAAAATCGCAGAACTATTGATCAAAGACCTGCCATTGTAGAGGAACGCAAAAGGTTTGGTGATTTTGAAATAGATTCTATAATTGGAAAGAATAAAAAGAGTGCACTAATGACCATTAATGATAGGCTTACCGGACGCTTATGGATACGCAAACTTAAGGGGCGTGATCCAAAATCAATGGCAGATACGGCTATTAAATGTTTAACATCATTTAAAGGGAAAATCTTCACTATAACCTCGGATAATGGGTTTGAGTTTGCTTTTCATAAAAAAATAGAAACAAAATTGAGAATTAATTTCTATTTTGCCAAACCCTATCATTCTTGGGAAAGAGGAGCAAATGAAAATATAAATGGATTAGTCAGGCAATACTTTCCTAAGGGGACAGACTTTAGTGAAGTAACTGAAAAACAGGTAGAAATAGTAGAAAATTTAATTAATTCAAGACCGAGAAAAAGGTTGGGATATTATACCCCAATGGAGTTTATTAATACATTAAAAAAACATAGGAGAGAGTTGCGTTTATAA